Proteins encoded together in one Scyliorhinus canicula chromosome 21, sScyCan1.1, whole genome shotgun sequence window:
- the rnf208 gene encoding RING finger protein 208, producing MACLKQQQAAIKMEAVKIVPAEKFADCPSSQARYGPSQCVREPPLVGKCAWPLESEIIANQACTDVPTLEKARSPSGLARTPPRREKFVQGHRKASAEMCYHRQTPSDEVIVNQYVLHQSTTSEPLECPTCGHVYNATNKRPRILSCLHSVCEECLQILYESCPKYKFISCPTCRRETVLFTDYGLAALAVNTSILARLPAEALTTNPGQWGGEADRSCYQTFQQYCGAACSCQLRNPLSSCVIM from the coding sequence ATGGCGTGCCTGAAACAGCAGCAGGCTGCCATCAAGATGGAGGCAGTGAAGATTGTTCCAGCAGAGAAGTTTGCAGATTGCCCGAGCTCGCAGGCTCGCTACGGGCCCTCACAGTGTGTCCGGGAGCCGCCACTCGTCGGAAAGTGTGCCTGGCCCCTAGAGTCCGAGATCATCGCGAACCAGGCCTGCACTGATGTCCCCACCCTAGAGAAAGCCCGGAGCCCCAGTGGACTGGCCAGGACGCCACCCCGCCGCGAGAAATTTGTCCAGGGCCACCGCAAGGCCAGTGCGGAGATGTGCTACCACCGACAGACACCATCGGATGAAGTCATTGTTAATCAGTACGTACTTCACCAGTCCACCACCTCAGAGCCCCTGGAATGCCCCACCTGTGGTCACGTGTACAACGCCACCAACAAGCGCCCACGGATTCTCTCCTGTCTACACTCGGTGTGCGAAGAGTGCCTACAGATCCTCTACGAGTCCTGTCCCAAATACAAGTTCATCTCCTGCCCCACCTGCCGCCGGGAGACCGTCCTCTTCACTGACTATGGCCTGGCGGCCCTGGCCGTCAACACCAGCATCCTAGCCCGGCTGCCAGCCGAAGCCCTTACCACCAACCCGGGGCAGTGGGGCGGCGAGGCCGACCGCAGCTGCTACCAGACCTTCCAGCAATATTGTGGTGCGGCCTGCAGCTGCCAGCTTCGAAACCCGCTGTCTTCCTGTGTGATCATGTAG